The following proteins come from a genomic window of Rhodohalobacter sp. 614A:
- a CDS encoding FecCD family ABC transporter permease — MSTITQYLSIWKSAPRFRLSILVISGLTIFLLWMIVISVGIGAVSISPLQVLAILLDQIGISTSWSFEAVQQAILLNIRLPRIILAVLIGAALAVSGASMQGLFRNPLADPGLIGVSSGAALATAVAMVILSSITSPVIDFLGTALLPLAAFVGGTTATIMVYQLSTKNGKTNVATMLLAGIAINAMANAMIGFMIFLANDDQLRDLTFWTLGSLGGAMWSSVWVILPFLVAAMIFLPRLSRGLNAILLGESEAKHLGVRVERLKKMIIVFVGLVVGAAVSVSGVIGFVGLVVPHILRLWIGPDHRFLIPGSAILGGLLLLSSDLLARTIVAPAELPIGVITAFIGAPFFLWLLLRNREFGGYL; from the coding sequence ATGAGCACAATAACCCAATATTTGTCCATCTGGAAATCGGCACCACGATTTCGGCTATCGATTCTCGTGATATCCGGTCTGACCATTTTCTTACTATGGATGATTGTAATATCCGTTGGAATTGGAGCGGTTTCCATTTCACCGTTACAGGTATTGGCGATTCTTCTCGATCAAATCGGTATATCAACAAGTTGGTCATTTGAAGCTGTTCAACAGGCTATTCTTCTGAATATTCGCTTACCCCGCATTATCCTGGCCGTATTAATCGGCGCGGCACTTGCTGTTTCAGGAGCTTCCATGCAGGGACTTTTTCGAAATCCATTGGCCGATCCGGGATTGATTGGCGTGTCCAGCGGTGCCGCACTGGCAACAGCAGTAGCTATGGTGATTTTGAGTTCCATAACCTCGCCTGTTATAGATTTTCTGGGAACCGCTCTGCTGCCTCTTGCCGCATTTGTGGGAGGAACTACTGCCACAATTATGGTTTACCAGCTTTCAACAAAAAATGGAAAAACCAATGTGGCCACCATGCTCCTGGCAGGAATTGCTATCAATGCGATGGCAAATGCCATGATCGGTTTCATGATTTTTTTGGCGAATGACGACCAGCTCCGCGACCTAACTTTCTGGACCCTCGGCAGCCTTGGCGGAGCCATGTGGAGTTCCGTTTGGGTGATACTTCCATTCCTGGTGGCAGCCATGATATTTTTGCCGCGGCTATCCAGAGGATTGAACGCAATACTTCTTGGTGAATCCGAAGCAAAACACCTTGGTGTGAGAGTTGAGCGTTTGAAGAAAATGATTATCGTCTTTGTGGGATTGGTTGTTGGAGCCGCAGTTTCTGTGAGCGGTGTGATCGGTTTTGTGGGACTTGTAGTGCCACACATTTTGAGATTGTGGATCGGTCCTGACCATCGCTTTTTGATTCCCGGATCGGCCATTTTGGGCGGACTGCTTTTGTTAAGCTCAGATTTACTCGCCCGAACCATTGTAGCCCCGGCAGAGCTGCCCATAGGCGTAATTACGGCATTTATTGGAGCACCATTTTTTCTGTGGCTATTACTAAGAAACAGAGAATTCGGAGGCTATTTATAA
- a CDS encoding sensor histidine kinase, whose protein sequence is MVRWISVALLTLLYPSIILGQGVPLIHHYSSEVIQSHPQIWAVTQDDSGYLYFGSQAEVVLKFNSINWGRFKYKPDVGAIRSLQIFNSKIHWGGVGNLGYLESDSLNDFTLVSLKNRMDSTYRSFTDVWQMVELEDKLYHRTTNAILVLEQDTIRVLENDERFRGIFKVGNELWAQIENIGLNRLENNEWVPIRGTEPFIDDRLIAILSYSDYDLLIYRNHGFVKYEGGQFTNIPTEAEEYFQDHSLYRAIAINETEIALAFLNGGILVMGNDGTVKNILTEENGLPTNVIYDIFTDQEGTLWATSSDGVIKILIENPVTLIQEQQGLDGSVKFVEPINDVVYIGSSHGLFLLENGNEIRKHAGTDGFVYDGIQLNDTLYVSFPAGLFRIFGNEFENVFKDGSYRKLEISQDIKNTFFGAFPNSIEKITTQDGSVERFEVLRSDSEIRQFYVGVDGLWVVTYQNEVLFNAFEGNQQKKYIPDIKGEYTTIRNISLINEKVSLATDGGLYTYDEQSDSFLPDSTFSLYKPPSGNSSIVTSQVFQFEQCSESEIWFLSGQKLKRTLRKNNSWEIYESPYNLIGKEGTIQEIHCNPDGSMWFGGTDGLFHLSDPDWTYDHNFNTNITGVLMQNDSLIYGGHGDLSEPPEFSFEDNDLRFRYAAASYIEPEANMYRVRLRGYDDGWSSWSEENQKDYTFIPEGTYTFEVQGRNVYEKEGSIDSYTFIILPPWYRTIWAYLGYLLIAAGMIYGGYRLRLNSILKEHRIRDGIARDLHDELSSTLSSINFFAEAINSRKLGEKESNRFLSLIDKSSREAKEKVSDIVWVIHSENDDWQNLFLRCKRFAADMLDSRGVKHNFTVEGSFTGRPTITERKNIWLIFREILTNIARHAEPSHVDIQFSLNSKDLNIQIEDDGKGFDQAKVRADGYGVQNIKERVEQLNGTYNLKSTPGEGTGWNLDIPLG, encoded by the coding sequence ATGGTCAGGTGGATAAGCGTTGCTCTGCTTACTCTTCTTTATCCTTCAATAATTTTGGGGCAGGGTGTACCTCTTATCCACCATTATAGCTCAGAAGTCATCCAGTCTCATCCTCAAATTTGGGCTGTTACTCAGGATGACTCAGGGTATCTGTATTTCGGAAGTCAGGCAGAAGTTGTTCTTAAATTTAACAGTATAAATTGGGGGCGGTTTAAATATAAGCCGGATGTAGGGGCTATTCGGTCCCTTCAGATATTTAATTCAAAAATTCATTGGGGCGGAGTGGGAAATCTGGGATATCTGGAGAGTGACTCACTTAATGACTTTACTCTTGTTTCCCTGAAAAACCGAATGGATTCTACATATCGTTCATTTACAGATGTTTGGCAAATGGTAGAGTTGGAAGATAAGCTGTACCATCGTACAACAAATGCAATTTTGGTTTTAGAACAAGATACAATAAGAGTTCTTGAAAATGACGAGAGATTCAGAGGGATATTTAAGGTGGGGAATGAACTCTGGGCGCAAATAGAAAACATTGGATTGAACCGTCTTGAGAATAATGAATGGGTACCCATCCGGGGAACAGAACCATTTATTGATGACCGGCTGATCGCTATACTTTCTTATTCTGATTATGATCTATTGATTTACAGAAACCACGGATTTGTAAAGTACGAAGGTGGGCAGTTTACCAATATACCCACAGAGGCTGAAGAATATTTTCAGGATCATTCGCTCTACAGGGCCATTGCCATTAATGAAACGGAAATTGCCTTGGCATTTTTGAATGGGGGGATTTTGGTGATGGGAAACGATGGTACAGTAAAAAATATCCTGACCGAGGAAAATGGGCTTCCTACCAATGTAATTTATGATATTTTTACGGATCAGGAAGGAACCCTCTGGGCAACGTCTTCGGATGGAGTTATAAAAATTCTGATCGAAAATCCGGTTACCTTGATTCAAGAACAACAGGGCCTTGACGGCAGTGTAAAGTTTGTAGAACCTATAAATGATGTGGTTTATATAGGATCGAGTCATGGATTGTTTCTTCTTGAAAATGGAAATGAAATTCGAAAACATGCAGGGACTGATGGATTTGTATATGATGGGATCCAACTAAACGATACTCTCTATGTATCTTTCCCCGCCGGGCTTTTTCGAATATTTGGGAATGAGTTTGAAAACGTATTTAAAGATGGTAGCTACAGGAAACTGGAAATTTCTCAAGATATTAAAAATACTTTTTTCGGTGCTTTCCCAAATTCCATCGAGAAAATAACCACCCAAGATGGATCCGTTGAGCGTTTTGAAGTGTTACGCAGTGATTCAGAAATCCGTCAGTTTTATGTAGGGGTTGATGGGCTATGGGTTGTTACCTATCAAAATGAAGTTCTGTTCAACGCTTTTGAGGGAAATCAGCAAAAAAAATATATACCCGATATCAAGGGTGAATATACCACAATTAGAAACATTTCTTTGATTAATGAGAAGGTAAGTTTGGCTACAGATGGTGGATTGTATACTTATGATGAACAATCAGATTCCTTTCTGCCAGATTCCACATTTAGTTTGTACAAACCTCCTTCCGGTAATTCGAGCATTGTCACTTCTCAGGTTTTTCAATTTGAACAGTGCTCAGAGAGTGAGATTTGGTTTTTAAGCGGCCAAAAACTCAAAAGGACTCTTCGAAAAAATAATTCCTGGGAGATTTATGAAAGTCCATATAACCTCATTGGAAAGGAAGGTACAATACAGGAAATTCATTGCAATCCGGACGGCAGCATGTGGTTTGGTGGCACGGACGGGCTCTTTCATTTATCCGATCCGGATTGGACGTATGATCATAATTTTAACACCAATATTACCGGTGTATTGATGCAAAATGATTCGTTGATCTACGGAGGGCACGGAGATCTGTCAGAACCACCGGAGTTTAGTTTCGAGGATAATGATCTTCGATTCAGGTATGCCGCCGCCAGTTACATCGAACCTGAAGCCAATATGTATCGTGTTCGCCTGCGGGGCTATGATGACGGTTGGAGCAGTTGGTCGGAGGAAAACCAGAAAGATTATACGTTTATTCCCGAAGGAACCTACACGTTTGAAGTTCAGGGGCGTAATGTCTATGAAAAAGAGGGAAGTATCGACTCGTATACATTCATCATTCTGCCCCCTTGGTATCGAACCATTTGGGCCTATTTAGGATATTTGTTGATCGCCGCCGGTATGATTTATGGTGGATATCGTTTGCGGCTCAATTCCATTTTAAAAGAACATCGCATACGTGATGGCATTGCACGCGATTTACACGATGAGTTAAGCTCTACTCTCAGTAGTATCAACTTTTTTGCGGAGGCCATTAATTCGCGGAAACTTGGTGAGAAAGAGAGCAACCGGTTTCTTTCGCTCATCGATAAATCCTCGCGGGAAGCTAAAGAAAAGGTTAGTGATATTGTTTGGGTAATCCACTCCGAGAACGATGACTGGCAAAATCTCTTCCTGCGATGTAAGAGGTTCGCAGCCGATATGCTCGATTCCAGGGGAGTGAAGCACAATTTCACCGTGGAAGGATCATTTACAGGAAGGCCCACCATCACCGAGCGTAAAAATATTTGGCTTATTTTCCGGGAAATTCTCACCAATATTGCTCGTCATGCAGAACCGTCCCACGTCGACATCCAATTTAGCCTGAATTCAAAAGATTTGAATATCCAAATTGAAGATGACGGGAAGGGTTTCGATCAGGCAAAAGTGAGAGCTGACGGATATGGTGTTCAAAATATCAAAGAGAGAGTTGAGCAGTTGAATGGAACATATAATCTGAAGAGTACACCGGGCGAGGGAACGGGCTGGAATTTAGATATTCCGTTAGGTTAA
- a CDS encoding heme ABC transporter ATP-binding protein, whose translation MIEAKNITVQIGDKKLVRDVSMNIEPGKFSVILGKNGAGKSTFLKTLTGDMKPTSGEILIEGRSLSTISHGHLARKRAVMMQNANLSFSFTSLEVVLMGRTPHSRGFETPRDQRIARECMKQAGVDHLMNRSFPTLSGGEKQRVQFARMLAQLWDRIEEKRPCCLILDEPLSNLDLAYQHTIMHLVKRLSRKNVAVLMILHDLNLAAQYADEINIMKEGRSFALGTPNDVFKREIIEMAFDCPVHIMQHPHYQCPLVIAAKRDEKSFLSVV comes from the coding sequence ATGATTGAAGCAAAAAACATAACTGTTCAGATTGGCGACAAAAAACTGGTTCGTGATGTTTCCATGAATATCGAACCGGGTAAATTTTCTGTGATTCTTGGCAAGAACGGCGCGGGAAAATCCACATTCCTGAAAACGCTCACAGGAGATATGAAACCCACTTCCGGAGAGATTTTAATTGAGGGAAGAAGCTTATCAACCATTTCTCACGGTCACCTTGCCAGAAAACGTGCCGTTATGATGCAAAACGCGAATCTGTCGTTTTCTTTTACATCTCTTGAAGTGGTTTTGATGGGACGAACCCCGCACTCACGGGGATTTGAAACGCCGCGCGATCAGCGAATTGCAAGGGAGTGCATGAAACAAGCCGGTGTCGATCACTTGATGAATCGCAGTTTTCCAACGCTTTCGGGGGGAGAAAAACAGCGTGTTCAGTTTGCCCGGATGCTGGCCCAGCTTTGGGATCGAATTGAAGAAAAACGCCCTTGCTGCCTGATCCTCGATGAACCTCTCTCCAATCTCGATCTTGCTTACCAGCACACCATCATGCATCTGGTAAAACGTCTTTCCCGAAAAAATGTGGCTGTCCTGATGATTCTCCATGATCTGAATCTCGCTGCCCAATATGCCGATGAAATCAATATTATGAAAGAAGGGCGAAGTTTTGCCCTCGGAACGCCCAACGATGTTTTCAAGCGCGAAATCATCGAAATGGCGTTTGATTGCCCCGTTCACATCATGCAACATCCACATTATCAATGTCCGCTGGTAATTGCTGCAAAACGGGATGAGAAATCGTTTTTGAGCGTTGTATAA
- a CDS encoding heme/hemin ABC transporter substrate-binding protein: MMRFLKLNATDGFIVKIVAFLLMLVLAVPVANAQQTITGSDGVEVTIEDLSRVISIGSAVTETIFALDATKNLIAVDESSTYPTETENYTKVSFTRNLSAEGLLSVSPTVILASAAAGPESVIQQIRSTGIPFLKLTADETIEGAFERIEQLGKIFGKEEAAGQIIQNIQKDLDVAAAARERMPEKPKVLFIYARGANMLMVAGNNNSAKTMIELAGGVNAFDSFDGYKPLTAEAVVEANPDAILMMNAGIESVGGKQGVLKAPGISLTNAARNDRIYSMEGIYLLNFGPRVGQAALDLMEMLHPGIELTENF; encoded by the coding sequence ATGATGAGGTTTTTAAAACTCAACGCAACTGACGGGTTCATTGTTAAGATAGTTGCTTTTCTTTTGATGCTGGTATTAGCCGTTCCGGTAGCAAATGCTCAGCAAACTATTACCGGGTCAGACGGAGTGGAAGTCACGATTGAGGATCTGTCACGGGTGATTTCCATTGGCAGCGCGGTGACGGAAACTATTTTTGCTCTTGATGCCACGAAAAATCTTATCGCCGTGGATGAATCGAGCACATATCCGACAGAAACAGAGAATTACACCAAAGTTTCCTTTACAAGAAATCTTTCGGCAGAGGGGCTGCTTTCTGTATCTCCAACAGTAATTTTGGCAAGTGCCGCTGCAGGACCAGAATCAGTTATTCAACAAATCAGAAGTACCGGCATTCCCTTTTTAAAATTGACGGCTGACGAAACGATTGAGGGAGCTTTCGAGCGGATTGAACAGCTTGGTAAAATCTTTGGAAAAGAAGAAGCCGCCGGCCAGATCATTCAAAATATTCAAAAAGATTTGGATGTAGCCGCTGCAGCCAGAGAACGAATGCCGGAAAAGCCCAAGGTTCTTTTCATCTATGCTCGAGGCGCTAACATGTTGATGGTTGCAGGGAATAACAACTCTGCAAAAACCATGATTGAACTTGCCGGAGGCGTGAATGCATTCGACTCTTTTGATGGGTACAAGCCTCTTACAGCAGAAGCTGTGGTGGAGGCGAACCCGGATGCAATTTTAATGATGAATGCCGGAATTGAAAGTGTAGGCGGTAAACAAGGTGTTTTAAAGGCTCCGGGAATCAGCTTAACCAATGCCGCCAGGAATGATCGAATTTATTCGATGGAAGGGATTTATCTTCTGAATTTTGGTCCGCGGGTGGGTCAGGCCGCACTCGATTTGATGGAAATGTTACATCCTGGAATTGAACTGACTGAGAATTTTTAA
- a CDS encoding response regulator transcription factor, translating to MVETLEDQKLIRVVIIEDNQYIREGWTTILDSDPEVVVKSTYRSCEDALESEDIEWCDIILLDIQLPGILGTEGVEKFLEINPGLAIIMISVMEDSQHIFEALQNGAIGYLIKKVGPDELVRAVKDAYEGGSPMSPVIARKVIASMQTQPKKRDHKLDLTDREKEVLKLLAEGHSYQAIADEIYLSVDGVGYHIRNIYRKLQVNSKAEAVAKGISSGLIKMANS from the coding sequence ATGGTAGAAACATTGGAAGATCAAAAACTCATTCGCGTCGTCATTATAGAGGATAATCAATATATCCGGGAGGGATGGACTACAATTTTGGATAGCGACCCGGAAGTGGTTGTTAAAAGTACCTATCGAAGCTGCGAAGACGCTCTGGAATCCGAAGATATAGAATGGTGTGATATTATTTTGCTGGATATTCAACTTCCGGGAATTTTGGGAACCGAAGGTGTTGAAAAGTTTTTAGAGATAAATCCAGGTTTGGCCATCATCATGATTTCGGTCATGGAAGATTCTCAGCACATCTTTGAGGCTCTTCAAAACGGTGCGATTGGTTACCTGATAAAAAAAGTGGGGCCGGATGAATTGGTAAGGGCTGTAAAAGATGCGTATGAAGGCGGCTCGCCCATGTCGCCGGTTATTGCCCGGAAGGTGATTGCTTCTATGCAAACGCAACCCAAAAAGAGAGATCACAAACTTGACCTGACAGATCGCGAAAAAGAAGTTTTAAAACTTCTCGCAGAAGGACATTCCTACCAGGCTATAGCAGACGAGATTTATTTATCTGTAGATGGCGTCGGATATCATATCCGCAATATTTACAGGAAGCTGCAGGTTAACAGCAAAGCCGAGGCTGTGGCAAAAGGCATCTCAAGCGGCTTGATAAAAATGGCCAATTCCTAG
- a CDS encoding S41 family peptidase translates to MNPRSFLLILLSFLFVNTAFSFQNNTPFFTTHPTLTPDGQTIIFNYESDLWQVPAAGGTAIRLTAMDGEETRPAVSPDGKWIAFSSNQYGNHDVYIMAIDGGEVRQLTWHQSTDEVEGWSWDSEKIYFTSDRENRFSSWEVSRGGGTPSRLFRNYHNNDHNLAAHPDGRLFFNTSWESKSQDHRKRYRGAFAPQIRTYNPETGEYEVLTDFTGKDMWPTIDQNGTVFFISDELNGEYNLYRFNMGVKENLTDFSSSIKFPKVSANGRKVVFERDYQVWLYDVQSGESQKVPISVYGNSTLAKEQDFKVQGNITSFNVSPDKKKLVFSSRGELFISDAEGKFVRQLPTSSDGRVMETLWLDDNKTILFNQTKDGYQNLYTISADGSSREKKLTDENQNNRAISLNSDRSKAVYLSGRGEVVVMDLEDFESEVVVEDEIWDLFSSTPSFSPNDEYILFTAFRNFEQNIYVHHLDNGVTTAITNTFVSETNPYWSPDGKYIYFQTNRTEPSYPYGMQEPDLYRVALDVIKPDFRSDKVDELFEEEDESDSDDENGDEDSEEEPVEITIREDGLSERWERIGPTFGSQMAPYVFEKDDKTYVLFRSNHDEGEYNWWKTVYEPFESPKTEKIDGTQMGSSGILEVDGSHWLILNGDIHTLNIESGKIEKVEMNYTFRRNLREEFNQMFDEMWANLEANFYSSDFHGENWESVREYYHQFLPNVRSRSNLRTLMNDMLGELNSSHTGFYSSGDEEDVYHGSTTLATGILFEKENPYVVERVVHESPVYQTGADIQPGDRLIQVNGRAVETDQNREMYFNHPSMDEELVLTFRRGSDEHDVKLKPESYWAIKNNLYDEWMDERQQIVDESTDKRVAYVHMKNMGGGELEHFEEQMVSEGQQRDALILDLRYNTGGNVHDEVLRFLTSKPYMQWGYREGELTTQSNFTPAAKPIVLLINEQSLSDAEVTAGGFKELGLGTIIGTETYRWIIFTSGKGLVDGSFYRLPSWGIYTLDGDNLEKTGVSPDIYIENTFKDRLEEKDPQLQRAIQHILQQLEN, encoded by the coding sequence ATGAATCCTCGATCCTTTCTCTTGATTCTATTAAGTTTTTTATTCGTTAACACAGCTTTTTCCTTCCAAAACAATACTCCCTTCTTTACAACTCATCCCACGTTAACACCGGATGGCCAAACGATAATTTTCAATTACGAAAGTGATTTGTGGCAAGTACCTGCCGCAGGCGGAACAGCTATTCGGTTAACGGCGATGGATGGAGAAGAAACGAGACCTGCCGTTTCACCGGATGGAAAGTGGATTGCATTTTCATCCAATCAATATGGAAATCATGATGTATATATTATGGCCATTGATGGAGGAGAAGTACGGCAATTGACCTGGCACCAATCTACGGATGAAGTAGAAGGATGGTCGTGGGATTCGGAGAAAATCTATTTCACGTCCGATCGCGAAAACCGGTTTAGTAGTTGGGAAGTTTCACGGGGTGGAGGAACTCCATCACGATTGTTCAGGAATTATCACAATAACGACCATAATCTGGCAGCACATCCGGATGGTCGTCTCTTCTTTAACACTTCGTGGGAGAGTAAATCTCAGGATCACAGAAAACGGTATCGGGGTGCATTTGCCCCGCAAATTCGAACATATAATCCCGAGACCGGTGAGTATGAAGTTCTAACGGACTTCACCGGCAAAGATATGTGGCCAACAATTGACCAAAATGGTACTGTCTTTTTTATATCAGATGAATTGAACGGAGAGTATAATCTTTACCGGTTTAACATGGGAGTAAAAGAGAATCTGACTGATTTTTCATCCTCCATAAAATTTCCAAAAGTAAGTGCAAATGGTAGAAAAGTAGTATTTGAGCGGGATTACCAGGTATGGTTGTATGATGTACAGTCGGGAGAATCTCAAAAAGTACCGATCTCCGTGTATGGAAATTCAACCCTTGCAAAAGAACAGGATTTCAAAGTTCAGGGAAATATTACCTCGTTTAATGTATCACCCGATAAAAAGAAGCTCGTTTTTTCATCCCGCGGCGAGCTGTTCATTTCAGATGCGGAGGGCAAATTTGTTCGCCAGCTTCCTACCAGTTCGGACGGCCGGGTAATGGAAACCCTTTGGCTGGATGACAACAAAACCATCCTTTTCAATCAAACCAAAGATGGATATCAAAACCTGTACACAATCTCTGCCGATGGCTCATCCAGAGAAAAGAAGTTAACGGATGAGAACCAGAATAACCGCGCGATTTCACTAAACAGTGACCGTTCGAAAGCAGTTTATCTAAGCGGACGGGGCGAAGTTGTGGTGATGGATCTTGAGGATTTTGAAAGTGAAGTTGTCGTGGAAGATGAAATATGGGATCTCTTTTCGTCAACACCATCCTTTTCACCGAATGATGAATATATCCTTTTCACGGCTTTCCGAAATTTTGAGCAAAATATTTATGTGCATCATCTTGATAATGGTGTCACCACAGCAATTACGAATACGTTTGTATCGGAAACAAATCCATACTGGTCGCCCGATGGAAAATACATCTACTTTCAAACCAATCGTACGGAGCCGTCTTATCCCTATGGAATGCAGGAGCCGGACCTTTATCGGGTAGCTCTGGATGTCATCAAACCAGATTTTCGTTCTGATAAAGTTGACGAACTTTTTGAAGAAGAGGATGAATCCGATTCGGATGATGAGAATGGTGATGAAGATTCAGAAGAAGAACCTGTTGAAATTACCATTCGGGAAGATGGTTTAAGCGAACGCTGGGAAAGAATTGGGCCAACTTTTGGATCTCAAATGGCTCCATATGTTTTCGAAAAGGATGATAAAACGTATGTGTTATTTCGATCGAATCACGATGAGGGCGAATACAACTGGTGGAAAACCGTGTACGAACCGTTTGAATCTCCTAAAACAGAAAAAATCGACGGAACCCAAATGGGTAGTAGTGGAATTTTAGAAGTGGACGGTTCACATTGGCTCATTCTGAACGGTGATATTCATACACTGAATATTGAATCCGGCAAGATTGAGAAGGTTGAGATGAATTACACATTCCGGCGCAATCTCCGGGAAGAGTTCAACCAGATGTTTGATGAAATGTGGGCAAATTTGGAAGCTAATTTCTACAGCAGCGATTTTCATGGCGAAAATTGGGAATCTGTCCGCGAGTATTATCACCAATTTTTGCCGAATGTGCGGTCGAGGAGTAATCTCCGAACACTGATGAATGATATGCTCGGAGAGTTGAATTCGTCTCATACCGGTTTTTATTCGTCGGGAGATGAAGAAGACGTTTATCACGGAAGCACAACTCTGGCAACCGGAATCCTTTTTGAGAAAGAGAATCCATATGTGGTTGAACGGGTTGTACATGAAAGTCCGGTGTATCAAACCGGCGCAGATATTCAGCCGGGTGATCGATTAATTCAAGTAAATGGCAGAGCTGTGGAGACGGATCAAAACAGGGAGATGTATTTTAATCATCCGTCAATGGATGAGGAATTGGTTTTGACTTTCCGGCGAGGTTCTGATGAACATGATGTTAAGCTAAAACCTGAATCCTACTGGGCCATCAAAAATAACCTGTATGATGAATGGATGGATGAGCGCCAGCAAATTGTAGATGAAAGTACCGACAAAAGAGTCGCATATGTTCACATGAAAAATATGGGCGGTGGCGAGCTCGAGCATTTTGAGGAACAAATGGTTTCCGAGGGACAGCAACGAGACGCCCTCATTCTTGATTTGCGATACAACACCGGCGGAAATGTACATGATGAGGTCCTCCGGTTTTTAACCAGCAAACCATATATGCAGTGGGGATATCGCGAAGGGGAATTAACCACACAGTCCAATTTTACGCCGGCTGCAAAGCCAATTGTGCTTCTGATTAATGAGCAATCGTTGAGCGATGCTGAAGTGACGGCCGGTGGATTTAAGGAACTCGGATTAGGTACCATCATCGGTACAGAAACCTATCGCTGGATTATTTTTACGTCAGGAAAAGGTTTGGTGGATGGCTCGTTTTACCGATTGCCATCATGGGGCATT
- a CDS encoding hemin-degrading factor gives MNTTVEERSTSNNLKERWDQLKADNPRLRTKNAADELGVSEAELVASICDGKTVIRLKPDWEEILKAVESLGEVMALTRNESAVHEKTGTYQNISFSGHVGLVLDEQIDLRVFHKRWGFGFAVPVENPRGTLYSLQFFDKAGTAVHKIYLKEPERQHLYQAIVEEFRSEDQSSAIEISETIKKDKTISAEDVNKEEFLGKWSELKDTHDFYPLLRKYKVDRTDALKLADQKFTWKLSNDATQKMLNLASQNEVPIMVFVSSPGMIQIHSGPVNRIKVMDNWLNVLDPGFNLHLREDHIAESFIVEKPTEDGIVTSLEIFDEEGNAITTFFGARKPGKPELDSWRAITNQLKQMEVGV, from the coding sequence ATGAATACTACAGTAGAAGAACGTTCCACATCCAATAATCTAAAAGAACGCTGGGACCAGCTAAAGGCAGATAATCCCAGGCTTAGAACCAAAAATGCGGCAGATGAACTGGGCGTTTCAGAAGCCGAGCTGGTTGCTTCTATTTGCGATGGCAAAACGGTAATCCGGCTGAAGCCTGATTGGGAGGAAATTCTTAAAGCTGTTGAATCACTGGGCGAAGTGATGGCTTTAACCCGGAACGAATCTGCGGTTCACGAAAAAACCGGAACCTATCAGAATATCTCATTTTCCGGCCACGTAGGATTGGTTTTGGATGAACAGATTGATCTTCGAGTATTTCACAAACGCTGGGGATTTGGGTTTGCTGTTCCGGTAGAAAATCCGAGGGGAACACTTTACAGCCTCCAGTTTTTTGATAAGGCGGGAACAGCTGTTCACAAGATTTATCTCAAAGAACCGGAAAGGCAGCATCTCTATCAGGCTATTGTTGAGGAATTTCGATCAGAAGATCAGTCATCAGCCATCGAGATCTCGGAGACAATCAAAAAAGATAAAACTATTTCTGCAGAAGATGTAAATAAAGAAGAATTCCTTGGTAAATGGTCGGAACTGAAAGATACTCATGATTTTTATCCACTTTTGCGAAAGTATAAAGTAGACCGAACAGATGCCCTGAAGTTGGCTGACCAGAAATTTACCTGGAAGCTTTCGAATGATGCGACACAGAAAATGCTGAATCTCGCCTCACAAAACGAAGTGCCCATTATGGTATTTGTCAGCAGTCCGGGAATGATTCAAATTCACAGTGGCCCGGTCAACCGGATAAAAGTGATGGACAACTGGTTGAATGTTCTTGATCCCGGTTTTAATCTCCACCTTCGGGAAGATCATATCGCCGAATCCTTCATTGTGGAGAAACCAACGGAAGATGGAATTGTGACTTCTCTGGAAATTTTTGATGAAGAGGGAAATGCCATCACCACATTTTTTGGAGCACGCAAACCGGGGAAACCCGAACTGGATTCCTGGAGAGCGATCACAAATCAACTGAAGCAAATGGAGGTTGGGGTATGA